One Tenuifilum sp. 4138str genomic region harbors:
- a CDS encoding elongation factor G: MKTYQTEQIRNIALLGNTGSGKTSLAESMMFEGKVIERKGTIEGKNTVSDYTEIEQQNQRSIFSTLLYTEFNNSKLNIIDTPGSDDFVGAVISSMYPADLLVMVINAQYGVEVGTEIFNRHAERLHKPMILAINQLDHDKANFDATLDSLKQTFGNKVILVQYPVATGAAFDSFIDVITMKMYKFKGDTGIREELPIPDSEMDKANELHNALIEAAAENDESLMEKFFEQGLLTEDEMRSGISKGIASRSIMPVFCLSAAKNIGTKRLMDFIINVGPNPTLSPVLKNNNEKPIICDASAPTSLFIFKSTVEPHIGEISYFRVMSGKVTEGMDLTNANNSTKERLSQLFVVAGKNRNKVSELVAGDIGATVKLKNSKTNHTLCGPGLDFTFDPMEFPDPKFRTAVKPKNEAEVEKLGELLNRAHQEDPTILVEHSKELRQIIISGQGEFHLNILKWQLTNLHKLEIEYIAPRIPYRETITKVAQADYRHKKQSGGAGQFGEVHLVIEPYVEGAPDPVKYKVNGKEINLSIRGKEEIDLEWGGKLVFYNCIVGGAIDARFMPAILKGIMEKMEQGPLTGSYARDIRVAVYDGKMHPVDSNEISFKLAGRNAFKNAFKEAGPKIMEPIYDVEVLVPADRMGDVMSDLQNRRAIIMGMGSVKGFEVINAKVPLAELNRYSTALSSLTSGRATYTMKFASYEQVPADVQEKLLKAYQEQEEEE, encoded by the coding sequence ATGAAAACCTACCAAACCGAACAAATTAGGAATATCGCCTTACTGGGTAATACTGGCTCGGGCAAGACATCGCTGGCCGAGTCGATGATGTTTGAAGGTAAGGTAATTGAACGCAAGGGAACAATTGAAGGGAAGAACACCGTTTCCGATTACACCGAAATTGAACAGCAGAACCAAAGGTCAATTTTTTCAACCTTGCTATACACCGAGTTCAATAATAGCAAGCTTAACATTATTGACACCCCGGGATCCGACGACTTTGTTGGCGCCGTTATCTCATCGATGTATCCCGCCGATTTGCTGGTAATGGTTATTAACGCCCAATACGGGGTTGAGGTTGGAACCGAAATTTTCAACCGTCACGCCGAGCGTCTTCATAAGCCTATGATACTGGCCATTAACCAGCTCGACCACGATAAGGCTAACTTTGATGCTACACTCGACTCGCTAAAGCAAACCTTCGGTAATAAGGTTATTTTAGTTCAGTACCCCGTTGCTACCGGTGCTGCTTTCGATAGCTTTATCGATGTTATCACCATGAAAATGTATAAGTTTAAGGGCGATACCGGTATCCGCGAGGAACTCCCCATTCCCGATAGCGAAATGGATAAGGCCAATGAGCTTCACAATGCGCTCATTGAGGCTGCTGCCGAAAACGACGAATCGCTCATGGAGAAGTTCTTTGAGCAGGGTTTGCTCACGGAGGATGAGATGCGTTCAGGTATTTCAAAGGGTATTGCCAGCCGCAGCATTATGCCGGTTTTCTGCCTATCGGCAGCTAAAAACATTGGCACCAAGCGCCTTATGGATTTTATCATTAACGTTGGGCCAAATCCTACCCTTTCCCCGGTTCTTAAAAACAATAACGAAAAGCCCATTATCTGCGACGCCAGCGCCCCAACCTCACTTTTCATATTCAAATCGACCGTTGAGCCACACATTGGCGAAATCAGCTACTTCCGCGTAATGTCCGGTAAGGTAACCGAGGGTATGGATCTAACCAACGCCAACAACTCAACAAAGGAACGCCTTTCGCAGCTATTTGTTGTAGCAGGCAAGAACCGTAACAAGGTTTCCGAACTGGTTGCCGGCGATATAGGCGCTACCGTTAAGCTTAAAAACAGTAAAACCAACCATACACTTTGCGGACCGGGTCTGGATTTCACCTTCGACCCCATGGAATTCCCCGATCCCAAGTTCCGTACCGCAGTTAAGCCAAAGAATGAGGCCGAGGTTGAAAAGCTGGGCGAACTGCTTAACCGTGCCCACCAGGAAGACCCAACCATTCTGGTTGAACATTCCAAGGAGCTCCGTCAGATTATCATTTCAGGCCAGGGAGAATTCCACCTCAATATACTGAAGTGGCAACTTACCAACCTGCACAAGCTCGAAATTGAATACATAGCCCCGCGTATCCCGTACCGCGAAACTATTACCAAAGTAGCCCAAGCCGACTATCGTCATAAGAAACAATCGGGTGGTGCCGGTCAGTTTGGCGAGGTTCACCTTGTTATTGAGCCCTATGTTGAAGGAGCACCTGACCCCGTTAAGTACAAGGTTAACGGCAAGGAAATCAACCTCTCGATTAGGGGGAAGGAAGAGATAGACCTGGAATGGGGCGGTAAACTGGTGTTCTATAACTGCATTGTGGGTGGCGCAATTGATGCTCGCTTTATGCCTGCCATCCTCAAGGGTATTATGGAGAAGATGGAACAGGGACCCCTTACCGGTTCTTACGCCCGCGATATCCGCGTTGCCGTTTACGACGGTAAGATGCACCCGGTTGACTCAAACGAAATATCATTTAAACTCGCTGGCCGCAATGCATTCAAGAATGCATTCAAGGAAGCCGGTCCTAAGATCATGGAGCCCATTTACGATGTTGAAGTGCTTGTTCCTGCCGACCGAATGGGCGATGTGATGAGCGACCTACAGAACCGCCGAGCCATTATTATGGGCATGGGC
- the fusA gene encoding elongation factor G translates to MSRDLRFTRNIGIMAHIDAGKTTTTERILFYTGKTHKIGEVHDGAATMDWMVQEQERGITITSAATTTFWNYENKQYQINIIDTPGHVDFTVEVERSLRVLDGAIATFCAVGGVEPQSETVWRQADKYRVPRIAYVNKMDRVGADFLGVVQEIKDKLGANPIPIQLPIGAEDNFNGIIDLIENKAVVFFEDEKLKATNYRLEPVPANMKDEVDDWRAKLIEAVASYNDELLERFFEDPDSITKQEIIETIRKATIDMSIIPVLCGSSFKNKGVQHLLDAVVAFLPSPLDKGDVVGTNPNTDKEEVRKPYIDQPFCGLAFKIATDPFVGRLAFIRVYSGKIDSGSYVFNTRTGKKERISRIYQMHANKQNPIEFCEAGDICAAVGFKDIRTGDTLCLEEKPIALEAMTFPEPVIGLAIEPKTQKDLDKLGVALNKLAEEDPTFRVNTDPDSGQTVISGMGELHLEIIVDRLRREFNVEINQGAPQVAYREAFTKSVSHREVFKKQTGGKGKFADIIFEMGPADEGVTGLQFIDEVKGGNIPREFIPSVQKGFELAMSNGVLAGYAIPSMKVVLKDGSFHPVDSDALSFEIAARYGFRAAGPKAAPVLLEPIMNVEVVTPEENMGDVIGDLNKRRGQIAGMESKGNARVVKAKVPLAEMFGYVTVLRTLTSGRATSTMEFSHYAEVPANIAKEVIEKSKGKELKEIE, encoded by the coding sequence ATGAGCAGAGATTTAAGATTCACTCGGAATATTGGGATTATGGCCCACATCGACGCCGGTAAAACAACAACTACCGAGCGTATCCTGTTTTATACAGGTAAAACTCACAAAATTGGTGAGGTACACGATGGGGCTGCAACAATGGACTGGATGGTGCAGGAGCAGGAGCGTGGTATCACTATCACCTCAGCCGCTACTACAACTTTTTGGAACTACGAGAATAAGCAGTATCAAATAAACATTATCGACACCCCAGGACACGTGGACTTTACCGTTGAGGTGGAGCGTTCACTCCGTGTACTCGATGGCGCCATTGCCACTTTCTGTGCCGTGGGTGGTGTTGAGCCCCAAAGCGAAACCGTTTGGCGCCAAGCCGATAAGTACAGGGTTCCCCGCATTGCCTATGTTAACAAGATGGACCGTGTGGGTGCCGATTTCCTTGGGGTTGTTCAGGAAATTAAGGACAAGTTAGGTGCAAACCCAATTCCCATTCAGCTCCCTATTGGAGCCGAAGATAACTTCAACGGCATAATCGATCTTATTGAGAATAAGGCCGTAGTTTTCTTTGAGGACGAAAAGCTTAAGGCTACCAACTACCGTTTGGAACCGGTTCCTGCCAACATGAAGGACGAGGTTGACGATTGGCGTGCCAAGCTTATTGAGGCAGTTGCATCGTACAACGATGAGCTCCTTGAGCGTTTCTTTGAAGACCCCGATTCCATTACCAAGCAGGAGATTATTGAAACTATCCGTAAGGCAACAATCGACATGTCGATTATTCCGGTTCTTTGCGGATCGTCGTTCAAGAATAAGGGTGTACAACACCTGCTCGATGCAGTTGTTGCCTTCCTTCCCAGCCCTCTCGATAAGGGCGATGTGGTTGGTACAAATCCTAATACCGATAAAGAAGAGGTTCGTAAACCCTACATCGATCAGCCTTTCTGCGGTTTAGCATTCAAAATTGCTACCGATCCCTTTGTAGGCCGTTTGGCCTTCATCAGGGTTTACTCCGGAAAGATTGATAGCGGTAGTTATGTTTTTAACACCCGTACCGGCAAAAAGGAGCGTATTAGCCGTATTTACCAGATGCATGCCAACAAGCAGAACCCAATTGAGTTTTGCGAGGCTGGCGATATTTGTGCTGCGGTTGGTTTTAAAGATATTAGAACTGGCGATACCCTTTGCTTGGAGGAAAAACCAATTGCCCTTGAGGCCATGACTTTCCCTGAGCCTGTAATTGGTTTAGCTATTGAGCCCAAAACCCAAAAGGATTTGGATAAGCTTGGCGTTGCGCTTAACAAGTTAGCCGAGGAAGACCCCACATTCCGTGTAAACACCGACCCCGATAGCGGTCAAACCGTGATTAGCGGTATGGGTGAGTTACACCTCGAGATCATTGTCGACCGCCTACGTCGCGAGTTCAATGTTGAGATTAACCAGGGCGCACCTCAGGTAGCTTACCGCGAGGCATTTACCAAGAGCGTTTCGCACCGCGAGGTGTTCAAGAAGCAAACTGGTGGAAAGGGTAAGTTTGCCGATATTATTTTTGAAATGGGTCCTGCAGACGAAGGCGTAACCGGACTGCAGTTTATTGATGAGGTTAAGGGTGGTAATATTCCCCGTGAATTTATCCCCTCAGTACAGAAGGGCTTTGAGCTAGCCATGAGCAACGGCGTACTCGCCGGCTATGCCATCCCCAGCATGAAGGTGGTACTCAAGGATGGCTCGTTCCACCCGGTTGACTCCGATGCACTCTCGTTCGAAATAGCTGCCCGTTACGGATTCCGCGCAGCAGGTCCAAAAGCCGCTCCGGTTTTACTTGAGCCAATCATGAATGTAGAGGTGGTTACCCCCGAGGAAAACATGGGCGATGTAATTGGTGACCTCAACAAACGTCGTGGCCAAATTGCCGGAATGGAATCGAAGGGTAACGCCCGAGTGGTTAAGGCTAAGGTTCCCCTTGCAGAGATGTTTGGGTACGTAACCGTACTCCGCACCCTAACCTCCGGACGCGCCACTTCAACCATGGAGTTCTCCCATTACGCCGAAGTACCCGCTAACATTGCTAAGGAGGTGATTGAGAAATCCAAGGGCAAAGAGCTAAAGGAAATTGAATAA
- the rpsG gene encoding 30S ribosomal protein S7 has translation MRKAKPKKRIILPDPKFGDVMVTKFVNNLMVTGKKSIAFEIFYNALDIVGKRMKDSEKSPLEIWKIALENVTPQVEVKSRRVGGATFQVPTEVRPERKISLSMKNLILFARKRAGKGMSEKLAAEIIAAYNQEGGAFKRKEDMHKMAEANKAFAHFRF, from the coding sequence ATGAGAAAAGCAAAACCAAAAAAACGGATTATCTTACCCGATCCCAAGTTCGGCGATGTAATGGTTACCAAGTTTGTGAACAACTTAATGGTAACGGGTAAGAAGAGTATTGCCTTCGAAATCTTTTACAATGCACTTGATATAGTTGGTAAAAGAATGAAGGACAGCGAAAAATCGCCCCTTGAAATCTGGAAGATTGCCCTTGAAAACGTTACCCCACAGGTTGAGGTTAAGAGCCGCAGGGTGGGTGGTGCTACTTTCCAGGTTCCCACCGAGGTCCGTCCTGAGCGTAAAATCTCACTCTCCATGAAAAACCTCATACTTTTTGCCCGTAAGCGCGCCGGTAAGGGTATGAGCGAAAAGCTTGCTGCTGAGATTATTGCTGCTTACAACCAGGAAGGTGGTGCTTTCAAGCGTAAGGAGGATATGCATAAGATGGCTGAAGCTAACAAGGCTTTTGCACATTTCCGTTTCTAA
- the rpsJ gene encoding 30S ribosomal protein S10, which yields MSQKIRIKLKSYDHNLVDKSAEKIVKTVKATGAVVSGPIPLPTHKRIFTVNRSTFVNKKSREQFELSSYKRLLDIYSSNAKTIDALMKLELPSGVEVEIKV from the coding sequence ATGAGCCAAAAGATTAGAATTAAACTCAAATCGTACGACCACAACCTGGTTGATAAGTCGGCCGAAAAGATCGTGAAAACGGTCAAGGCTACAGGCGCTGTGGTGAGCGGTCCAATTCCGCTTCCAACACATAAGCGGATTTTTACGGTTAACCGTTCAACATTCGTTAACAAGAAGTCGAGGGAGCAATTTGAACTCAGCTCCTATAAGCGTTTGCTCGATATCTACAGCTCCAATGCGAAGACTATCGATGCTCTGATGAAGCTCGAACTTCCCAGTGGAGTCGAAGTAGAGATTAAAGTATGA
- the rpsL gene encoding 30S ribosomal protein S12: MPTIQQLVRKGRSKLVDKSKAPALDACPQRRGVCVRVYTTTPKKPNSAMRKVARVRLTNGKEVNAYIPGEGHNLQEHSIVLIRGGRVKDLPGVRYHLIRGTLDASGVEGRKQGRSKYGAKRPKDKK; this comes from the coding sequence ATGCCAACAATTCAGCAACTAGTAAGAAAAGGAAGGTCTAAACTGGTGGATAAGAGCAAGGCTCCAGCCCTTGATGCTTGCCCCCAGAGACGAGGTGTATGTGTACGCGTGTACACCACTACACCTAAGAAGCCGAATTCGGCTATGCGTAAGGTTGCCAGGGTTAGGCTTACTAACGGTAAGGAGGTTAACGCCTACATTCCTGGTGAAGGTCACAACTTGCAGGAGCACTCCATAGTGTTAATCCGCGGGGGTAGGGTAAAGGATTTGCCCGGTGTTCGTTATCACCTGATTCGCGGAACACTCGATGCTTCCGGAGTAGAAGGTCGTAAACAGGGCCGTTCCAAGTACGGCGCCAAGAGGCCTAAAGATAAAAAGTAA